ataacttctacCATACTTTCAAATAGTTATTTAGCCTATCATGGTGTACAACggtgataaaaattaaagagttcTCAAAAGTAAGGTTTCTTAAATTTTGAAACTATAATCTTAAATTATATAGAGAAAACTAGATATgtcttgaaatatttataattaaataatttaataaaaaaataaaaaataataactgtTTATACAGAGATtgaaatgattaaataaaaaaaattaaatttaagttgaaaacataattaaaatcctaaactaattagaaaaataattaaaataacaaaaataatatcttttgaaTCTAATTTAAGATTCGTTCGATCCCCGGATCTTTGCTGAAAATCGTCAACTGCCCTCCTTAAAAAACTAGATTTGTAGAATTATTTAGTAAAATTTAATTCCAATTCAACAGTTAGATAAAGAATTACAACCCGTTTtcgttttttattataaaaaatcctTGATGCACCCAACCTTCTTCTGAAGCTACGACTTTTGTGGCACGCCCCTGTCATAACTCATAACCCCTCAACTCTTCAACTggtgtttaatttatttcaactcTTCATAGGTGTTAATTTAGTTCTTCTTTTAGCTAATCGAACAACAGACTAAGAATCCATTTATatcagattttattaaaaaaaaaaaaaaggaaaacaaatcacCCTCATTCTCAAAAAATATTCTAGTAGTAGTTTAAATAGAAGAGAGGAATTCGAACTCATAATCtcctatttcaaaaataaataaatgacttCTGGATATACAAGATCTTAATAGAATAATGTTAAATTACCTACAACTCTAAAGGAATCGGGATTTCTTATAGTGCTTcactgtcttcttcttcttcttctttttcattttcaaatgttTCTCTCCTTTTAATTACATTATTCAATGATCTAATTAGATGGAATTAGTattgaaattatgataaaaatactatatgaaaagaaaagagattaaaCAGTAAAACACaaagaacaataaatttaatttaaaattcttgccaatgtttattttgatccaCAAGTTCATTCTATTCATTTTGGATCTTTAGATGAAAAAAACTCATTGAAAAACAAtgggtagagagagaaaataattagTTGTTATGATTAtgactataaaaataattagatttgatGTCTAAATTTTCCATTCGACTCGGGGAGTTGGATGATGTTGGTTATTAACATTTAAATTGGTTGAAAAAGTAGATTGAGGCTTGAGAATATTTggaattttaagttaatttttcatgttttgactttttaaaaaaactttaaaggcACAAGTGAGTTAATTGAGTTGtgtatgttggttttttttttgtgttttcagataaaaaatcaattaaaaaataagttgtttgattaaaaaaactaaagaaaagttTTTGCTTATTTTCCAAGTCGCTTGGTCGTGGAAAGTTAGGCAAGCAAACAATGAGCTATTTTTCTCATCGGACGACACATTGTTTGTTCTcttaataaaagaagaagaagaagaagaagaagaagaagaagaagaagcaaggcCAGACGCTCAGCCTgaccttttatgttttttttttattataaaacaaataattactaTCTTGATTTGCTGACTCTTAAGCCTTTACATGGTTATTAgataatattatatgattttatttgaattttaataatattttttgcattattacgtatctaatatgaaaataataatactaataataaattttgttcatgaaaatttaatacAAATTATTTAATGTGATAACAATGCAATGCCAAACCGGCTTAGCACCAGTTGcaacttcttttgttttttatgccgcttcttcttcttttcctatgtttttaaaaacctgCAGGCACTAGCCTCTACCGGCAATTTTATTTAAGGTTTGTTTGGTAGTgtgattgtaattattttttaaataatttttcatgttaaaatatatgttaataatattttttttattttttaaaaattatttttaatatcaacagatcaaaataatttgaaaatactaaaaacatattaatttaaaattaataaaaaaataaaaaaaatttaaattttattaaaaatatttttaaaacaaagaaacaaacagGCACGTACAAATATTGTGGTAGAAGATGGAAGTGCGTTCCCGTCAAAGACAAGGCAAAATCTAGTCACCCTCATCTCCATCATTTGTTACAGGGCCAGCACCATGATGGCAGACGTCATGGAAATACAGTCAGGAATCCTCCATCCTGCACGTTGTGAAGTGAAGGGCAATTGCTCttcgaatttgacctttccctttcctttttcagaattattacatatatctttaaaaatccATCATCCATGGTGGTGATAATTGCATCTGGCCATACCTATCGACCGTTGCATCTACCATCAATTTTAAGTGCATGCTTAGTgtaatcaagattttttttacgtCAGATCACTGTATGAAGTGCAAGGTCCACTTGAAATTATGATCAGAAaggtatttataaaaataatttacactatgaagaaattatttcatgcttttttatatatatcaaacatAATCACATTAACCTCAAGTCCTTATGTGCGACCATTCAAGAAATCACTACTCAAAATATCCATGTTTGATTGTCTCCTACTCACAAAGAACAAGTCTTCTTAAACATTTCTTGCTCAACAACTTCGATAACTTCAAGTTCTTTCTACTCAATTTCTTGATCCTCCAATTCAATGTTGCCAAACTAATAATTTTAGGCATACATTTGATCACACTAGAGAGATAAACTTATGCTTTTGTATATGATCATGCTAGGAGacacttttatatttatattttaattgtgttgtgGGTCAATTTAATGCTTTCACGTCCAATCATATCGAGAAGAAATCGTATGATGAAAAACgatttaatgatatttaatcAATAGTTATGATGATCGTCCTTGCACATAATTATagcttgaataaaataaatatatataagaatgaTGGAAAATCACTATAAtatcttattaattaatttgattgtattattttttttaaataaaaaaatataattgatcaaacgttattggtttatttaatgatatttaatgAGTAGTTGAAATGTGTTTTCTAGTtaacaaagaatttttttaaaatagaaaattagtTTTACAAGTTAAAATTTATATCTTTGAAATAAACAGGAAAGAAATTTTAGGATTATAATTGAAggttttaattgaaaacaaagacttggtttgtttttgttatcaaaattgtgtttcaaaaatatatttagtatgaaaaaaataaaaaaataatattttttaatattttctaataattctaatgtattgatataaaaataaaaaaaaattaaaaattcattttaatacaatttattttttaaatactttacaTCACACAACCAAGTACATTCTCCAAAGCATTTGaagattttacttgaaaaatataaaacaaacaaacaaacgtAAGTGAACTGGTCTATGTGTTGTGGCCCATTCAATGCAGATATgctgggtaaaaaaaaaaaaaaaaaaacttaagttggaaaaaaagcaaaattttcaTTCTTCTCGGAAATGAACTGGGCTATGTGTTGTGGCCCATTCCCTTCTTTCATCTTGGTAAAGGGTGATTTTTCCCCCAACTCCCAGCTGaagcatttcaacttcaacAAACATGAAGTGACATGGTAAGAAAATCTGACAACATGCTGTTGTAACTATACTCCCAGATTGATCTTCTTCCAGAATCCCAACAACAATGGCTAGTTGCACTTCTAAGAAGAGTGCTAGTTTCTTCCTAAGAAAACACAGGAAATGGCCATACTCACCTTACAAGGCCAGATGGCACAGAATTTTCAATCAACAACAAGCCATGCAATCTCTTAAACAATCAGCCCTAAAACCGCCGCAACAAGAATCTCCCAACAAACCCCATCTTCTATCTTCTCTTATTCACTCCTTTAGCATCTACGATGTTGAACCAACCCCTAAAGCCTTTGACTTTATATTCAAAACCCTTGTTAGAACCTCTCAATTCCATCACATTCCTTCAGTTCTTGACCATCTCGAAAAAGTTGAAAGCTTTGAACCACCAGAATCTACTTTTGCTTATCTGATTGAAGTTTATGGCAGAACTAATAAAATCCATGAAGCAATTGAATTGTTTTACAGAATCCCAAAGTTTAGATGTGTCCCTTCTGTTTACTCACTCAATACTCTGATTTCAGTTCTTTGTAGAAACAGTAAAGGTTTAAAGTTGGTGCCTGAAATCTTGTTGAAGAGTCAGGTTATGAATATTCGAGTGGAAGAATCGACTTTTCAGGTATTGATTACTGCTCTTTGTAGGATTAGAAAGGTGGGTTTTGCTATTGAGATGCTGAATTGTATGGTGAATGATGGGTTTATTGTAAATGCAGAAATATATTCTTTGTTGTTGTCATGTCTCTGTGAACAGAAAGATGCAACTAAATTCGAGGTCATGGGGTTTTTAGAGCAATTGAGGAAGTTAGGATTTTTCCCTGGAATGGTGGATTATAGTAATGTTATTAGATTTTTAGTGAAAGGAAAAAGGGGTTTGGATGCTTTGCATGTTTTGAATCACATGAAATCAGATAGAATTAAGCCTGATATCTTTTGCTACACTATGGTTTTGCATGCGGTGATTGAAGATAAGGACTATTTGAAGGCGGATGAGTTGTTCGATGAGTTGcttgtttttggtttggttcCTGATGCTTATACTTACAATGTGTATATAAATGGTTTGTGTAAGCAAAATAATGTCCAAGCGGGGATCAAGATGGTTGCTAGTATGGAGGAATTGGGATGCAAGCCTAATTTGATTACTTATAATATGTTACTGAAGCAGTTGTGTAAGGTTGGAGAACTTAGTAAGGCAGGCGAGCTTGTGAGGGAGATGGGATTGAAAGGAATTGGGCTAAATATGCAGACATATAGGATAATGATTGATGGCTTGGCAAGCAATGGTAAAATTGTTGAAGCATGTGGTTTATTTGAGGAAGCATTGGATAAGGGTTTATGCACTCAGAGTTTGATGTTTGATGAGATAATTTTTGGTTTATGCCATAGAGACCTAAGTTTTAAAGCACTCAAATTACTTGAGAAAATGGTTGGTAAGAATGTTTCTCCTGGTGCTAGAGCCTGGAAAGCGCTTCTCCTCAGCTCTGGATTCAAACTTAATTCTGTGGAGACTAAATTGTTTAGTTTGGTGGActcaaatcaaactcaattaagCAGTGAGAATGTTGCTGTTGAGTAATAAACCTTTGAACTATAGAAATGGTTGAAGTTAGTGGTGAAAAGTTTTGAGCCTAGGGAGAGTTTGTCATCTTCTGGGGTGGTGGATCTACAAATAAATTGTGTTTGTTGGATTTCCGGTAATGATACCTCGGTGGAGTGTTGGCAACATTAATAACTTTCAACTAACTAGCAGATTATGAATtttctaacaaattaaaaaatacaaatgatcTGGTATGGCTGAAGCATCAAGTTGCAAATTCAATGTTTCTATTCAGAAGCTAAGTTCTACAGTGCATGGATGCCTATGTGGTTTGAGCACCAATGGTGCCTTTGTTTGATTCTCTCCTTCAATGGGCACATCCAGCTAGACTGTTCTGAATGCAAAATCATGCCTAATATTTATGCCTTTTGGCCCTTCCCCAATTTTACGAATTACAAGACATGCACTTAATATTGAAGGACCAACATCCAACTCCAGGTATTCTCTCTGTCTATGTGTCCATTGCATAAGATGGGCATGTAAATGCTATTGTAGTGTGTTCTCGGCCAGTCTCGTTTTgcttgttttgataattttgccTTCTTGAATGGAACCTAAAAACTTTAGACTTGAGTTACTGAATTTGATTGGCATACTAATTTAAACCTAATAAGAACATGCCTCaacacttttcttttcaattgctattttttcactaattttgaaTCATCGATTTTCAAGTTCAATCCTATGATCTCTCTCACAATGCCTGtccatttatttcttttgatttgtctCTTGCAGTGTCTCAAATTTACTACTGAGTACATTCATCTGTAAGGTGAATTCTGAGAGACAAGAACTTTAATAGATAGGATATAGATCTCCAACAAATGCTTGAGTTAAGAGTTCGGAAGCTTAGCAGAGAGCTGTTGGTGGTTACTCATatttggtttttgttatttgtatCATGTCATCATATTACATATTGGAATGGGTCCCAAATGGTTTAGATCAATAGTTTTATGTTGGAGCAGCTTCTTTTACTTATCCAGCTTTTTTAGCTCCCAGCACAAGTTACAAAGCTCTGAGAAGGTATCGAGAGGGCAGTCAGGTGCGAAGCAACTAGCCCCTATTTGTAAAATACCTCTCTTCCTATTTTGGGGGACACAGCGAGAAATGGCTTGATGAACTATTCCGTTCGCCACGCGCCGGCCCCAATCACTTGCTTATCGTAGAGGCTGCAAGTACACACCAGAACTATTAATAGTATAGTGGAGTTGAAACACGAGAGTGCCCGCCCTTTCTTTCAAGTAGGCCAACTTTTCCCG
The Populus nigra chromosome 3, ddPopNigr1.1, whole genome shotgun sequence genome window above contains:
- the LOC133688139 gene encoding pentatricopeptide repeat-containing protein At2g38420, mitochondrial, giving the protein MASCTSKKSASFFLRKHRKWPYSPYKARWHRIFNQQQAMQSLKQSALKPPQQESPNKPHLLSSLIHSFSIYDVEPTPKAFDFIFKTLVRTSQFHHIPSVLDHLEKVESFEPPESTFAYLIEVYGRTNKIHEAIELFYRIPKFRCVPSVYSLNTLISVLCRNSKGLKLVPEILLKSQVMNIRVEESTFQVLITALCRIRKVGFAIEMLNCMVNDGFIVNAEIYSLLLSCLCEQKDATKFEVMGFLEQLRKLGFFPGMVDYSNVIRFLVKGKRGLDALHVLNHMKSDRIKPDIFCYTMVLHAVIEDKDYLKADELFDELLVFGLVPDAYTYNVYINGLCKQNNVQAGIKMVASMEELGCKPNLITYNMLLKQLCKVGELSKAGELVREMGLKGIGLNMQTYRIMIDGLASNGKIVEACGLFEEALDKGLCTQSLMFDEIIFGLCHRDLSFKALKLLEKMVGKNVSPGARAWKALLLSSGFKLNSVETKLFSLVDSNQTQLSSENVAVE